The window CCCTGACCGACTGCCTACCTCAATCTGCtgtcgcgccgccggcccgccgcatCCCACCGTTGGTAGATCCGGCCCCGACTCTCCCCGTCTCCGGTGCCGTCGCTTTTCCACCGCCCTTCGCCTAAGAATTGGACGCATCACCCGTTTTTTCAACGCCGCGACGTTGCCTCCAAGTTCGAGCTTcccccgccgcaccgccgccgccggattCGAGCCGCACATCCGCCACCCTCCGCTAGAAAATCGGCTTTTTGCCGCCATGATGCCGCCCCCTAATTCGAACTCCCCTACAACCCCGCCGCTTCCGGTTACGAGCCGCACACCCGCCTCCACGCTGCCCAATTCGAGCCCCCGCTGCTGGCCTTTCGAGCTCCCGCCGCCGCATTTGAACACAAAGGCTCGGGCGCCGCACCGCTACTCATCGCTCGGCCGTGGGTGCTCCTCTCGAAGCTCGGTCGCTGCCGCTCGGTCCGCAGCCTGCATCGCCGCCATGCCGCCGTTGAACTATTTTACATCTTCATTTGCATCATCTGTTGGAGTTAGCACTTTTACATTACAAATATACATTATCTGTTGGAGTTGCCTCTTTTGAAGATGCAAAATGCACTTTTTGTAGATGCAAATTTTTACATCTCCTATTTTACATCTTCAAATTTCTATCTTCTATTAGAGATGCTCTAACAAAGTGCAGATGATGGTGGCTGTCAGCCTGTCACCGCATTGGGCTGACAGCCCAAGCCCTGGCCTTGCCGGCGCTGCAAGATTGATAGTTGAACACTTGCAGAGCTGTGACCAAAACCACAGGTCGCACACCCACTTGATACACACAGGGCTAAATAAGCTTAAACTCTTAGGTTTAACCTGTTAGGTGACAGctggtttatgtatatatatatatatatatatatatatatatatatatatatatatatatatatatatatatatatatatatatcactttggTAATACAAACTCAGTATAAGATAATGCAAACGGCCGCTCTTCTAAAAGCTAGAGATGACACTGTCAGCATCAAGAAACAACTGAGAAACTTTAGCTCAGGTGTTGCGAGTCATGCCCCTGAGAATGATGGCCTTCCAGAGGGCACTTGCAATGTTTCTGCAGCTCCAGGTACTTCTCCATGTTGAAACCATGCTTCACGCAAAGCTTTCTCCTCCTCGACTCAAACATCCTCTCCATGAAGTTTTGATACGTCGGGTCCCTTGAGGTGATGACGAAGTAGGCATAGCCAACCAGCAGCCCCGAGGTGGTCGTGAAGAAGGCAATCGGCTCCATCACGTCCCATGAGAACTCCCAGAACGTGAGACGGAAGAAGATCCCAACCTGGAGCATGAAGAACCCTAAGCCAGTCCACAGGACTCGCCGGACTTGCTTGTGTGCCAGCTTGTCGATCTCTTCCTTCTTTTCCTGGAGCTGCTTAAACTCTGCCTGTCTCGTGTCGTTGTCTGGTGCGAGTGCAAGCGGCACCGCCCTTCTGACCAGGTCCACAACCTAAAAACAGTGATTGACCATAAATATATCAGTTGAAAATTTAACTGCATGTCCGCCTTTTTTCGTGTAGCATAAGAAAAATGATCAACTCTTACCAAATAACTCACAACCATACATAATAGATCACCACAAAAGATTTCAAAGTTGTCACTTGCCCACATACGAAAGCAACAGAAACAACGTTATGCTGAATTGTTGATGAGGCAATCCTTGTTGAATAAATATAGTTTTTGGATTTATTGCCACATGTGAGGTGGATGCTTGGATGCTTTTAACTGGTGTAGGCATCACCTAAATAAGAAAACAATGTCCACTTTTCTGCTCACAGGATTCTAAGGTCCTTATTCTGACCAGGGTAGGTGAAGAAAAGGGAGATCCCTTATTTCTACCACATGAGGTGAATTGTCCAATCTTGTTTTTTATAACTCTGAGAAAATTAATCTACGCACCCGGCTGAATATATGCTACTTCAGCTAAATTATTGTTACCTCCCAATTATACACAACACTAGTCCTTTCCACTGTTCGTTGTTCATCCACGCAATTAAACACAATTCCACAATTAAACAGTGGTCAATATCATCTAATCAATTTGGACAGCAAATCAGTCTACCGGACTCCCTATGGCGCAGCGGTTCAAACAGGAATGCATGACCCCAATACATACATTTCCCACAAAAACTGAGGTGAATGAAATTGCATTTGAAGCCATTGTATTTCTACCAAATTTGATCAGCGTTGAACCTATTCAAACTATGTAGTGATCTGGCAAATGAGTGATCATAGAACATCCAATTCACAGATATGACTAAACTAGTACTAGTACTCAAAAGGTTTGCGCTTTCACGAGTAAAGCTCTCCGTGCACAAGAACTCAAATCACTAAATAAATGCTGCCAATTGGAATCGGAGAACAGATCGTCGTGAAAGCACCTCATTTAGTTAGGTTTAGCTACAAAGAGGGAAGGCGCGAGTGAAGAAAACCTAGCAAGAGCAAAATGTTGACCTTCTCGGGGTGGAGGTACGCCTTGTCCCGGAAGAGAAGCACGACGCCGGAGTCGTCCATGGCTCGGGCCAACACCTCCGCCTCGCCGCGCGTGCGGGCCGCACCGGCCTCCACGCAGGCGTCGAGGAGCTCCCCGTAGCCGACCACCTCGCCCCGCCCTTCCTCCCGCAGCCGCCTCTTGAGCGCCTCCACGCCCACGAGCCGCACCAGACGCCGCGCCTCCGCCGGCGTCACCTCCGCATCCGGACCCCGacgcggctgcggcggcggggagaAGAGGCGGAGGTGCCGCAGAGTGCAGGCCGCCGTGGAGGGTGCCGGAGACAGGGAGGGCCTCGGGAGGGGCACGAGGAGGCGGGAAGCGGCTGCGCGCAAcatggcggcggtggtggccggTGCCGGCGGTCCGCGTGCGAAGGCGAGGAAGCTCACGAGATGGCCTCTTTTCGGACGAGGAGGCGTTTCTGTCTATCGCCGTCAGGGCCGGAAATGCTGCATAAACGTAATCTTCAGATTTTCTAAGTGCAGTCAAACACTTTTTGTGTACTATTTTTTTTCTTATGCAATTGTTGTCTGCTGCCGACGGCTGCTAAAGGGTATGGAACTTCAAAAAACTACTCGCAAATAGAGACACGTTATCGAGATATATGCCTTGCCTCCTATGGATTCGAAACATAGGAAATAAATGGCACACGAAGTCTAGAGGAAACTAAAAATAAGTGAGAGAATATACTGGAAGGCTCGAAGAGATTTGGGATGTTTTTTTTTAACGAGTAGAAATAATTTTAAAACCTTTCATTGCATTAACCGAACAGCTAATTTTTAAATAAAGTACCATTAGGGAAAAAAGGGACACATGGCAATGGCGATTAAATGTCATACTATGTTTCATTTTGTCCTTTTTATCCCATGGCGACAAGTTGCCTTCTTCGTCACGGAAAAAATTGCTTCCTCTGCGACGACTACTCATTGGGCATATCATTCTTCG is drawn from Triticum dicoccoides isolate Atlit2015 ecotype Zavitan chromosome 4A, WEW_v2.0, whole genome shotgun sequence and contains these coding sequences:
- the LOC119286242 gene encoding calcium uniporter protein 6, mitochondrial-like, producing the protein MLRAAASRLLVPLPRPSLSPAPSTAACTLRHLRLFSPPPQPRRGPDAEVTPAEARRLVRLVGVEALKRRLREEGRGEVVGYGELLDACVEAGAARTRGEAEVLARAMDDSGVVLLFRDKAYLHPEKVVDLVRRAVPLALAPDNDTRQAEFKQLQEKKEEIDKLAHKQVRRVLWTGLGFFMLQVGIFFRLTFWEFSWDVMEPIAFFTTTSGLLVGYAYFVITSRDPTYQNFMERMFESRRRKLCVKHGFNMEKYLELQKHCKCPLEGHHSQGHDSQHLS